From Gemmatimonadales bacterium:
AGACCGTCCACGACGAACGTGTAAGTATAGCGACCGGGCGCGAGCCGCACCTCGACTGCCCACAGCCCCGACCCGGCCCGCGCCAGCGGCGTGCGGCGAGCGTCCCACCCGTTGAAGTCACCGGCGAGCGCGACCGCGCGCGCCTCGGGGGCGTGGAGCACGAACTGCACGGCCGGCACGGATTCCTCCGCCGCGACATCCGCCGATGCCGGCGCGCGAGTCGATCGCGCGAACACCCCCAGCGTCACGACTCCCGCGACGCCGGCCGCCAGCGCCAGGCCGCCAAGCGGCGACAGCGCGAACGAGCGAGGCTCGCGCGCCCATTCCCAGGCCCGGATCCACGCCGGCCTCGACGACGACCTGCGCACCTCCGCCATCACCCGAGTGTCGAAGCCCGCGTCGAGCGGCACCGCCTGCTTCAGCTCGGCCGCGATCCGGCGGATCAGGTCAGCGTCATCATGCCTCACTCTGTACCTCCTGCAACAGTTCGCGCAGCCGGTCGCAGGCGCGCTTGACCCTCATCTTGAGGGCGGATACGCCCGCGCCCGTCACCCGCGCCATCTCGTCGTATTCCAGCTCCTCGACGTGCTTGAGCAGGAACGCCTCCCGATACAGCGGGTCGAGCCGCGCCAGCGCCCGCTCGAGCTCCTCCCGCCAGGCGCCCCCGTCGAAGGCGGGCGCCGCACCGGCACTCTGAAGCGCGACCTCGTCGCGCACGAACGTCCGGCCCCTCCGGCGGGTGATCGCGCCGTGAGTCCGGCACCGGTTGGCGAGGATCCGGAACAGCCACGAGCCGAAGCGGGAAGGATCCCGGCAGTTGGACAGGGACCGGTACGCGCGGACGAACGCATCCTGCATCGCCTCCTCGGCGTCCTCGCGGTCGCCCAGCATGCGCAGCGCGAACCGCACGAAGC
This genomic window contains:
- a CDS encoding isoamylase early set domain-containing protein, which translates into the protein MRHDDADLIRRIAAELKQAVPLDAGFDTRVMAEVRRSSSRPAWIRAWEWAREPRSFALSPLGGLALAAGVAGVVTLGVFARSTRAPASADVAAEESVPAVQFVLHAPEARAVALAGDFNGWDARRTPLARAGSGLWAVEVRLAPGRYTYTFVVDGLRFVADPVAPRAIGDDFGVPSSVITVGAPPAAGRAL
- a CDS encoding RNA polymerase sigma factor — encoded protein: MGPDDATIVRRVLAGDVDAYAVLVARYRDRFVRFALRMLGDREDAEEAMQDAFVRAYRSLSNCRDPSRFGSWLFRILANRCRTHGAITRRRGRTFVRDEVALQSAGAAPAFDGGAWREELERALARLDPLYREAFLLKHVEELEYDEMARVTGAGVSALKMRVKRACDRLRELLQEVQSEA